Part of the Candidatus Zixiibacteriota bacterium genome, AATGTCGGTTGTGGTCCCAAGCGAAATATTCGGTTTGACCTGCACGTAGAAACGGGCAATACGACCGCGGCCGATCGGCATGAAGGTACAGCCGTTGGCCGGATTCAGGTCGCCGGCGGCGAAGATCGCGCCGTTCACCGAATCGTTGGCGACCATCGACGGCGGCGTAAAGCAGAAGATGTTGTTGTTGCCGCGATCGATGTTTTCGATGTTGACGAAATAGTTGCCGGCGTCTTCCACGCCGACGAACCGCACGATGCTCGTGTCGATGCGGATGAAGGTATTGTAGGCCAACAGCGTCTTGGAGTTGACGACGAAGAGATCGAGCGGGACGATTGCCCCGGGCGCACCCTTCGTGTCAACCACGCGGAACGTGTCGGCCGCGGAGATCTGCGGCTGCGCCTGAGCGGACGGTGCAACAAACACCGCCAGCGCCAGCATCAGCGCCAACACAAGCAAAATTCGCTTGGTCATGGTACCACCTCGCAAAATCAGATTATTCACAAAGCGAAAATCCCGTCCAGCTCGGCGGACAGGCAGAAAACTCGATCGGACTGGCCATGGGCTCATGCTTGCCTTTCTCTACTTCAGCAAGACCATCTTTTTCGTTTCCGAAAACGCGCCGGCGGTCAAGCGATAGAAGTAGACGCCGGACGGTAAGCCGCGGCCGGAAGCATCCTGGCCGCGAAACACAACGCGGTGCGTGCCGGCCGGCAGCGGGCCGTCCAGCAGCGTTGTGACCGTCTCACCCAGAAGATTGAAGACCGTCAAATTGACAGCGCCGGCTTGCGGCAAGGCGAAGTCAATCACGGTCTCGGGATTGAACGGATTCGGATAGTTCTGATTCAGTTCATAGCTGTCCGGCAGTATCGTCGTGCTGCGCCGGATCGGCGTCAGCGTCGAGCCGGAAGCATCGACAAATTCGTGATTCACCAGAAGCGCGCGCGGGTCGGAAATCGTCACCAGGGCGCCGGCCGGCAATTCGGGCACATGGCCGCGCACACCGAGCAGCAGCACGCGCAGGCGCGTGCCGTCGCGGTGCGACTGCAGTTCAAAATCGTGCGCGGAGACACCGAGGACGACGTCGCAGTCAGCGGCGGAACTCAGCTCGAATTCCAGACGCGCCGCGGCGGCGGTCGTCGGCTGCGTGAGTTGGTATTCCAGCCCGCTCTCCGCGGCGCTCAGATCGTATTCGAATTCCTCCACGACACCGGGTGTTGCCAGCTTGGCGCCGCCATTAACGATCAGCAGTAGGCGGATCAGGTCGCCGAGCGTGGCCGGCACGCCATCCTGATTAATGTCGGAATTTTGCAGGCGCTCGCCGGTCAAGGGGTATTGCGCCGGGTTGATGAAGAAATTCGTAAAGTAGACGACGTCGCCGATCTCAAAGGCCACGCCGTTCAGGTTGATGTCGCCGACCAAACCGGCGTACTTCTTCACCAGCACACCACCGGGTGAATACAAAGTCTGGCTGCGCGGGACGGCAGCGCCGGCGGCGTCGAGAGCAATATTTTCGTCTTCCCCACCCGGATCAACATAGTCGAACTCCAGCGGCGAGTAGAGCCCGGCAAATTGCAGGTTGGAGGAAATCTGGAAGCGCAACTTTACGACCGTGCCGTTGCCGACGGCGAGGGCATTGCCCGGAGCGCCAGCGGTCGAACGGGCGGAGATGAAAATCTTGTCGGTGCCATCCGACTGCGTCAGTTGCGGCCAGCCGGCAATGCGGGTACCGGTCTTGTCGGCAGACACGAAGGTGATCAGCGTCGGATCGAAGCCGATGGTCAGGTTGAAGCCGGTGATCGGCACGCGATTGTGGAGGTTGATCGAGATCGTGACAACCTCGCCGGAGTACGCCTGCTCGTCGCTGATGGCAAGTTCGACCGGCAACGTCGGCAACAGGGTGAATTCGACGTTTTCGGTCGCACTGGCGCCGCCTTCATCGGTGGCGGTCAGGGCGAAGGCATAGTCGCCGGAATCGGAAATGTCGGAAACCCAGCGCAAGAAGCCGGGATTCGTTGAGCCGATCTGGGCACCGGCCGGAATTCCCTGCGCGGAGAAACTGACGGTCTCGAAATCGGGATCCTGGGCGACAAACGGTATGAAGAGCGTATCGCCAGCGCCGGCGGCGATGGATGATCCGAGTGTAATCACCGGCGGCCGGTTGGAATTGATCACGGTTATGGGAATGTCAATGTGACTGCCCGCTTCACCGTCGGAAGCAAAGATGGTCACGACATACGGTGAGCCGCTGGCGGAACCGGTGCCGACATAAGGCACTTGCCAGCGGAAGGTCCCGGTACCGTTCCCGAGATCGGAGAACCGGGCGCCGGCAGCCAGTCGGCCGGCATGCAGTTTCACAGCCGCGCGTTCCGGATCAACAGCGCGCACCGAAAAGGTCAGCACTTCTCCCTCGGAGATGGTCCGCGCGGACAGCGGTTCAAATTCCGGGGCGCGATTGGCGGCGATGATCGTGATCGTCCCCGGCTTGAAGTAAGGCCGGATCGTCTTGGCGTCGAACGCGCTGAGTTCGAGCCGACCGGCCGGGGCGACGAAACCGGAGTCGAGCGTCACGCTAGCATCGGCATCGACATCATTGCGCACGGTGAAATAGAGCTTGGCGAGTTCGTTGCGGCCGACGTTGATCGGCGGTTCGCCGAGGGCCACACCGCCCACGAGCAACGTGGCATTTCCTGCATCATGGGTGACGCCGTGGAATCCCCACGCTCGCGCGGAGGACCCGGCAAAACTGGCGGAATCAAATGTCAGAGATTCAGCGGGGTAATTCAGCGGAATTGAGAATCCGGCGATGGCCTCATCATTGACGACGGTTACCGGAACCGAGAACTTGCCGCCCGGATACGACGATGCGCTCCCAACAATAACGGAATCGATCTTATTGTAAGGATCGCTTTGCGCCGAAACGGGAGTAAATGAGACGGCGATCAGAAGTGCAGTGGCGAAGATGCCCACGAGGGCGAATCGCCGATTGATGCCAAAATGGCAGAATGATCCCCTAAGCATATTCACGGCTATGCTGTGCAACGAACATGCCAATGCCTCTTTTGGCTTGTGCTCAGTTTGGGGGCTCAAAATCATCACTGCTCTTCTGTGCGTCGCCGCATAAACGGCTTGATGAAAATAACTTACGCTGAAGTAACGTCGCCGTTTCCGGCGTGAAGTAAAATTTATAAACGAGGAATGCAGGAGCGGACGCGTTCCGCTTTGCATAAGTCGGCTTGCTTCTGTGCAAACTCTTGCAACCATCTCTAACCGGGCTACTTCCCTAAAACAAAAATGGCCTGGCATACGAACCGTTTTCGCATTAGTGCCAAGCTTCCACTAATCGATCTGGTCGTAGCCTTTAGAGATAGTTCCTGAATATCCTCCTCTTGAGTTGAGTTTGCTCTTTAAGTACGGGGAGGGTCTCCCCTCCCCATACCAAAAGAACTTCTGATGAATTACTTCATCAGCACCATCTTCTTGGTGTCGGTGAAGCTGCCAGCGGTAGCCTTGTAGAAGTAAATACCAGAGGCCACGGAAGCAGCATTCCATTCAACGTTGACAGTGCCAACGCCGCGGCCGTTGAAGCTCTTCACAAGCTGGCCGGCAACGTTGTAAATGTCGATCGTCCAGTCAGACGCGGTCGGCAGATCCAAACCGATCTTCGTGGTCGGGTTGAACGGGTTCGGGACGTTCTGCGACAGCTTGAATTCGGTCGGCAGGACGTTCTTGTTGATGCGGGTGTTCAGCAGGTTACCATTGTAGTCAGCAACCTGGACGTCCACCAACTCAACATCGCCATTCACCGTGAACAGGGCGTTCGAGCCGGCATCGATACGATTGGACATGTTGTCAAGGCCGGAGTAAACCAGGACCTTCACCAAGCCATCGCTCTCAGCGCTTTCGACCTTCATCGTGCTGTTGCTCGAGATGTTGTACGCGCCGTTCGCTTTGAACGTAGCATACACACCACCGAGTTCAACCGACGCGTTGGTCGACAGCGTGCCGTTGAAGCTGACGGTCGCCGTATTGGCAAACGGAGCCAGCTTCGGGAACGGAAGGGCATCGCCCACGATCACTCTCAGCAAGTAGACCAGGTCACCAACCGAGAGGGCCGTACCGTCGGCATTGACATCCGACGCGGCAATCTGGGCCTGACGATACTGCGGGTTGGAATCCAGAGCGCTGAGGCCGTACAGGAAGTAGTTCGTGTACAACACGGCGTCCGCGATTTCATAGGCAATACCGTTCAAGTTGATGTCACCGCGCGCGTCGATCGAGTCGGCGCAAACGATGTCCACACCGCCGTTCCAGAACAGGATGAACCGGATCGGCGCATACTTCTCGCTGACATCGCAAGCCGCGCAGGCACCACCGTAGGCGATGGCGAAGTAGCAGCTCATGTCAGTGATTTCGTAATTGGGATCGATACCCGGGGCGGTGTTCTCGAAATCAAACACCTGGCTCGAGATCCAAAGGGTGTCACCACCGATGTTCGAAATGCCGTTGTCGCCGCAGTCAATCCACGCGAAGCGGATCGGCACGTACATGCACTCGAAGGTACGGTCGTTGGTGACGTAGAACTTCAGGCTCACCAGTTCGGAACCGTTCGGCACGTTGAAGCACGACGGATGGTTGGCGCCGTTGTTGACGTCGGCAATCGCGACGACGCGAAGCAGACCACTCGGGCACGGACCGCCGCAGTTACCCTGCGCGCCGTAACGATAGGTGAAGTACTCCCATCCGCAGCCGGCCGGGCCAAGAGCGGCGCCGAGCGAGGCGGAGAAGAAGCTAAGGGCCGAAGCATCGTAGGCGACCAGGAAGTCGAAACCGCCCATAAGGTCGGAGCCGCTTTCCTTAATGATCGAAACGTACTCGAACATACCCTGAAGGGTATTGTGCGTCTTCTCGATGTGGATGACGAACGGTTCAGTGTCCAGCACCTCAATCGCGAAGTTGCACTGCGCAGAACCACCGCACGGATCCGTAACGGTAACCGTGAAGTTAATGGTGCTGCCGCCTTCAGAGACGTCGCTCAACCAGTTGAACACACCGGTACCGCTGATGGTAGGCGCATTCACGGTCGGATCACCGGCGACAGTCCACGTAGCGGCGTCGCACGGATCCGGATCGGTCGAGTTGAAATCGAAGGTCACCGGGTTACCCTTGCCAAC contains:
- a CDS encoding T9SS type A sorting domain-containing protein, with the protein product MLRGSFCHFGINRRFALVGIFATALLIAVSFTPVSAQSDPYNKIDSVIVGSASSYPGGKFSVPVTVVNDEAIAGFSIPLNYPAESLTFDSASFAGSSARAWGFHGVTHDAGNATLLVGGVALGEPPINVGRNELAKLYFTVRNDVDADASVTLDSGFVAPAGRLELSAFDAKTIRPYFKPGTITIIAANRAPEFEPLSARTISEGEVLTFSVRAVDPERAAVKLHAGRLAAGARFSDLGNGTGTFRWQVPYVGTGSASGSPYVVTIFASDGEAGSHIDIPITVINSNRPPVITLGSSIAAGAGDTLFIPFVAQDPDFETVSFSAQGIPAGAQIGSTNPGFLRWVSDISDSGDYAFALTATDEGGASATENVEFTLLPTLPVELAISDEQAYSGEVVTISINLHNRVPITGFNLTIGFDPTLITFVSADKTGTRIAGWPQLTQSDGTDKIFISARSTAGAPGNALAVGNGTVVKLRFQISSNLQFAGLYSPLEFDYVDPGGEDENIALDAAGAAVPRSQTLYSPGGVLVKKYAGLVGDINLNGVAFEIGDVVYFTNFFINPAQYPLTGERLQNSDINQDGVPATLGDLIRLLLIVNGGAKLATPGVVEEFEYDLSAAESGLEYQLTQPTTAAAARLEFELSSAADCDVVLGVSAHDFELQSHRDGTRLRVLLLGVRGHVPELPAGALVTISDPRALLVNHEFVDASGSTLTPIRRSTTILPDSYELNQNYPNPFNPETVIDFALPQAGAVNLTVFNLLGETVTTLLDGPLPAGTHRVVFRGQDASGRGLPSGVYFYRLTAGAFSETKKMVLLK
- a CDS encoding T9SS type A sorting domain-containing protein, translating into MKRICLLLTSFMLLLTVAAFAQVGDVTIKINPTGAFPNTVHEGQASQIVEFWFTNPSMISGMSLGFGFTKTGAQPIIWNDYGTHPQPDGGGDDVLAIDDGPSVSAFNLGGLLLTMTNMPNSILFGGASLPGGGMPAHAVSTRIYSMSLNASAWLDQAPAADDFCVDNIFYPPAGSWTFDYGSGGFAPTFNGQPNASQADPTAPPVCFDVFHIPCLPPTFTATPGGPVNRNHCLTYTFNFDATEGGNSPAANPVTFSTSAGTINSGTGELSVNPVATCGTTDVTVTAANSCGGTADYNFTITWTNNNPAITNCGGIQTKVGKGNPVTFDFNSTDPDPCDAATWTVAGDPTVNAPTISGTGVFNWLSDVSEGGSTINFTVTVTDPCGGSAQCNFAIEVLDTEPFVIHIEKTHNTLQGMFEYVSIIKESGSDLMGGFDFLVAYDASALSFFSASLGAALGPAGCGWEYFTYRYGAQGNCGGPCPSGLLRVVAIADVNNGANHPSCFNVPNGSELVSLKFYVTNDRTFECMYVPIRFAWIDCGDNGISNIGGDTLWISSQVFDFENTAPGIDPNYEITDMSCYFAIAYGGACAACDVSEKYAPIRFILFWNGGVDIVCADSIDARGDINLNGIAYEIADAVLYTNYFLYGLSALDSNPQYRQAQIAASDVNADGTALSVGDLVYLLRVIVGDALPFPKLAPFANTATVSFNGTLSTNASVELGGVYATFKANGAYNISSNSTMKVESAESDGLVKVLVYSGLDNMSNRIDAGSNALFTVNGDVELVDVQVADYNGNLLNTRINKNVLPTEFKLSQNVPNPFNPTTKIGLDLPTASDWTIDIYNVAGQLVKSFNGRGVGTVNVEWNAASVASGIYFYKATAGSFTDTKKMVLMK